The sequence TTTTCAGATAGGTATGTTTTATTTACATTGATGTCAAGTGTAAATGTGTTTGCCTTCTGTCTGCCAGGAAGCCACAGAACCTTTTTTGGTGAGAGGTTCCATTCATCTATAATTGCTTTACTCTGGTTTGGTTTCTTACCAATGAAGGCAAAGACAGCTACTTCTGAGATGGGAAAGGATGGTGTAATAATGGGCTCCTTCATTTCTATGGCATAAGCTGCAACAGCACAGCCCACCTGAAGAACCTTGTGAAGATAGCTCACTACCTTTTCGCCACCACAGTATAAGTCTCCCAGGCCAACAATAACTTTCCTTGTCTTCGAGGACAACactgtatatgtatccataacaGCACAGGCATGAAACATGCCGTAAGTGACACATGAAGTAGGCTTTGGTTGAATCttaatatctttatatgtaaGCTTTGGTTGAATCATAATATCTTTATATGTAAGTTTACCATCGGAGTCTATTGTTGTATTACTAACATGAGAGAGTGGCAGCTCCTCTTCCTGAGGCTGGGTAAATATCTTGGCACAAGCCAAAGTAAGACCCTGCTTGCTGCTAATGAAGAGAACTTTCTTACAAACAAGATGACCATGCACTTTTCTTACCTCAATGTCTTCAACTACAACATTTACCTTCTTAGGTTTATCTTTTAAAGGTAACAAGTCTTTGAATGGTAATTTCACACCTGTATCAGAATATAAGAAGCACTGATCTATATAGTAGATCTGATAAAATTCCTCATCTTGACTGGCTAATCCAATAAGTCCATATTCAATATTGAAGCTCACAACTTCCTGGTTTGTAAGgatgtatacatctctctttgtcctcccacaccacccaagTATTGGCTTAAAAACAGGGTACTACTGGAGCTGCCCAACATATACCTGGCGGTTCTCATCATTCTCTGAGCCATCTTCTATTCTAACAGACTCTGCTGGAATATAAAATTCAAGCTGATTTCCTTCATAGGTGCTGTTAACTAAGTATGTGTCAAAACTATACTTCTTTGCCCTTCCTTCTAGAATCAAATAGTCTTGAACACTTTTGTGATTTTTAATTCTTGCTCTCAATTCATCTCCTCTTAAAACATCACTTTGTGTCCAGTCATTCTCTTGGGAAGGACCACGGACAAATTCTGCACCTGTAATAATCTTTTGTCATCAGGCCTGATCAAGAAAATCATACTCAATGTTGCTATGTGGGCTTACCTCAAATTCATGATCTATTTCAGAAAAGTGCACAGGAAATGGGGGAATTACTGTCCTAGACAACATCATATTGCTTGTTAGAAACAGAATATGTTTGGTGATACATTCTCCATCTATGATTGTTATAGGGATATCTTTTACAACAGCATGTAGTTGTGGCAGAGTTGATGCGGGTGAACTATTGCAATGTTACATGTGTTTTCCCAAAAGTAAATGAAAGGAGTCTCTAGGCTATAATGGAAGCATTTCCCACTGTCGGGAATTCTCTTAGAGCGTGATCTTTTCTGCAAAATTCCACACTCACAAACTGGAGATTGTGCAGTATGTGAACATCACTAGCTGTTTTCTTGAACCATCCACAATTTGGATGGAAAGACTTTATCTTCTCCGTAATCAATCCATTTATGCGAGGAATGAtcataaacagatagaaaatgtTTTTGCTTCACAGTCTGCTCTAGTGGAATATCAGCCAGGAAGAGTTATGCATTCCTCTTGATTTTCATACTAGCAAATAAACTGTTacgtctcatcttccttcttttctagtATGCCTTCAAAAACAGAATGTTTTATGGGATGATCTATAGttaccttttgtttttcttccaaaATTTTGTCCATTCATACTTGCATCTCTAGCTGGGCTTCCCAGTAGTATGTTAGTATCTGGTTGATCCTTGACCTGATCTTCAGATTCTAATAAAAAGTTTCTCTTCTGCCTGGGGAACCGACTCAAGTCTATCAGAGTTCTCACCTCCACAAGTAACAAGTACAAACAAAGgtcttatctttgttttattttctaactTTAAGTAATTTTCAAATGCAGTATGAGTGAGTCTCCAACCTGTACATCATTTTTTGCATTTCTTCCATCCTTAAAGTATATCAATCCTGTTTTATCTAAGCCCAAACTTGAGTAGTGATCTCACCTTGTAATCTCATTCTTACTTGCAAACTGTTTTTCTGTGGTCGAGTTACTAAAAGACCCTCAACTTCGAAGGCATAATGAACATCAGGTGAATGTTCATAAAAAAGGATGGTTTACATCAACCCCACAACAAAATAACATGGTGTTTATGCACTGCATCAAGTGAAATAATTGAACCCTCTTCTAAATCTGTTATGCTCTTCACTTCACTATCGATGGCACATGCTgcatttttactttcaacttgAGGAAAAATGTCTTTTTTGTAGTAACCTTTAATGCTCTGTTATCTTCTTCCATTATAACTAATTCTcctgaatacattatatatacaataggAGTCATCTATTTCTAGATCCCCTTGTGGTTGCTGCTCAGATACATGTTCACAGACTTCATCCTCATGACAATCAACAACACTGTCTTCCTTAGAGCATGTGGAATGAGAGAAGCATTTGGCTCGGAGGTCTTCTCTTCAACAAACTAGAGCATCACAGCTTCATTTGGTCTGTCCTCCTCTTGAGCTTTAAGTGAGCACTAACCCTGCTCTCCGGGTAGTGGATAAGAACCAATCTTTCCATTTGGGAGTATCCCATTCCCTGTTTTTTGACAAATGTAAGAACATACAGCGCCATCAAGCTCCAACTCATACAGACAGGTCCCACAATCCCTCTTCCCAAGATATTTTTCAGGTACATATTAGAAATATCTACTACCATTTAATTCATATCCATCTATTCTCCTTCCAGTCCAGACAAAGACCACACTATATTCTGATGTAACATCCACCTTTCTTTGTGAAAGCATCAAACTGCACAACTGTTCCACATGGTATCATCTTAACTTCTGTTAATGGCACATCCTTCTACAAAAACAAATCCAGTAAAATGTATGAAAACCCACTTCCCTTGGCAACTGACAGAGTAttacttttcccatttctttcttttcaacaaTGAGGCCTGCAAAGTTTCTCCAAGTATTCTGGCAAGTCTTCCACTTTATGTAAGCTTCTTGTCCCTCATACCAGATTGATGATCAAGGAGTGCCTGGGTATCTGACAGTTTCTTACTGTCAAAAACATTTGTAGTTTCTGAGCTACATGTTTTAAGTCATTTAATTTTCTTCCATTCATaatgtcttttattatcattggtttcCCATCTTTCACCATTGCAACCATAAGGAGAATCTGGCAATCGGTCATTCTAACTGAATCGATGGAGTACCCAGCTGCGTGAACCCAGATGAGGCAACCCTCCATGAGACTTCTTGTGAATTCATCTCCTTTGGAGGTATAAACTTTCTAATGGCACAGGTGCCCTCATTATAAAACCTTCATCTTTATTTAGATAAACATGGAAATCAACCTTTTATCTGCAATATGTAGCCTTCCTCCAGGTACTTCAAAATGATAGGAAGATGTCCCTGTCATTTGCAGCAGGTAGCTTGACATCACTCCATAGAGCAACTAAACGATAGTTTGATAAACCAATGTTAAATCCATCAAACATAATTGACACTGGATTAGGGGACTGGGCAGGTTGAGTAAGAATTCCCCTTTAAAATATATGGCCCTTGCACCAATTAGAAAACTTTATGTCCCCAAATGGTATTCTGGTACATATCCTGAGCACTGAGCGGCTTGTGTCCCACAGCAAGGTCCCAGGGTGATTCATTAGCAAGGGTGGTTTGTCTTTCTTTGACTTAATATTCAACATTGCTGGACTGAAATGTAAGAGGTTTTGGCTCCTGTTGTGTGACTGGAGTCTcctttataaatacatttattgatCTCCTGATTTTGTGGAcatcttcacttctttttctttcagtttcaccttcttttcattttttgggcTTGCTGCTACTGGCTCTGAATTTGTCAGCCAGAGCCTTTTCATTATACAAGCCTAGTTGCTCAGTATTTTTTATGTGTTCCTCCACTTCCACACTTTGACTTTTAATAATCAGTTCTGAAAAGGAAGGCACACTTTTCTGAATCATATGTGAGTTTCTGTTCTTTGTGACAGTGGAGAAGTACTCTCTTTTTtagtcatttttgttttttgttcttccttccctttaaGATTCTTTTCACTTGATATTCTCTTATCTTCCACACCTTTTATTTCATAACTACAAGAAACAACTGAAAGATCTTTTTGTTTGTCCTACCTCACTTGCTAAATGCTTATCAGCATTTGATTCAGGACTATGTAAGTCATGTGCATTAACTTCACTTACCTCTGTAAGCGTAAGCATGCTTGTGTCTGACTTTGCATTGTGTATTTCTTCCATAGGCAACTGAGAAATTTTGGTTTCATCCTTGCGGAAATCAGTTTCTAGCTGCTGTGTTCTACCTGTATATGCTTGAACCGTGAAGAATCATTAAGCAGTCATGTTGGTGTTGGCAATCCATAAAGATGTAATACATACCCTTCTTACAGTCACATCTGCCTTTGTCACTATGTTGTTTACATGCAAGATTTTATCAACCCAAGGCAGAGTTATTTCCTTTCCATCTAAATAAAATTGTAGATAATATTCATCCTCTGTCATGTTATTGTTAGCTTCTACATCAGCAAATAAAATAGGTTTGTTTTTTATGCTGATTAAAGTTTCCTATTGCATTTCTATATAAAGTTAAATGATTTGGAGCCTCTGCATATTTTGATTGGCAGGCTTCTTTCCTTTCCAACCTCGAGAAATTAGTGGAAACACATTCACCTGTTGTTGCAAATTTGACAACATCCATGCTTACTTTCAAATCTTTTTTAGCTAGGAGTTCAAGTATTTTTGATTTTACGGTAACATTCTTTCCATTAATGTAAAAAactagaaagaggaaatgaaagcatTTCCACTTTTCCATCTACAATAACTTTGACACATCCCATGCCTTTTTCAAAAGATATTAGGGTTCCATTGATTTCCTTTACCTCATGCAGAAATACATAGGAATCAAAATATGGCTCTACACTTACTTTTGGTTTCTCTCCTTGTTGAATGCACCAAACATGTAAATTTGGATAGATTTGGGAATACAAATGACATCAAAATATGTTTTCGTTCCATCTCCTAGGCTAGCTAATAGGACTGGCTCCTTTTCCTCGCCATAGAAGCAAGCACCCACATGGATGGCCATGTAGCATTTCCAACTGGTTCAATCAGTATTGGGGCATCTTTAATAGTTGTCAAGATGAACTTTTTCCCTAAGACTGTGCAGAGCACACCTGGCTGATTATACAAGCAAGACATATGTGGGCAGCATGGATATGCACTAGCTGGAGACTTTGGTTCAGGAGACCTCATTTGACCCAGACTGGGTAAGATGGCTGTCAGTTTTGATGGATGATTCATGCTACTGAACTTGATACATCAACTTCAGATAAAATGCTCATTTCTGCCTTCCATGCATCTGTATTTTCACCAGATTCATCCTGACTTCTTCAGTGTCAGTTACAGAACTACTTCTACCCTGAGTTACGCTACTAAAGGGACTTGATTTGCCTGATACATGGATATTGCCCTCTTCCTCTAGATCCTGAAAGGCTTTGCTGTTTTCTGCACTATTATCTACCAAGTAAAGTGATTCTGTTTGGGTCACAGAGTCGAGACAGTTCCACTGAACTCTGAATCAAAGCATCGAAGTTACATTGAACTATGGCATCCTTGTGGCTGGTCTCACTTAAATGATCATATACATCATCAATACAGTCATGGTTCAGTATGGACTGACTGACTCCATCTTTTGCAATTCCTACTGCAGCACTGTCCACTGAGCATTGGGTTCCATTCTCCACAGAAGCTGAACCATCTCCGGGACAATCTTTATTCAAATCAACTCCACTATCTCCTCTTTGACAAGAATTGATATGACCTCCAATAGAGCCATCATGGACTGTACTCTTTGTCATAGGCTTATCTTCATCACTAAAGGAGTTGAGTAGTCCCTCCTCACTAGCTGCAGAGATATCATTGCCATTCTGCTGTTGTTTATAAAAGGAGCTGGTATATGGCTGCCCCTGTCtgtcaatatttcttttttttgctaaTATCTGATCATAATCAAACATGTCACTCATAAAGTCATGCTTGTTACTGGGGCTGGCATTCAATGGCTTTTTATCATTAGAGCTGATATTTACACATTCTTCCTTTGTGGAAATAGATTTCAATTTCTCTTGTTGATTACAGGTGTTGCTCAGAGGACTTGTCATGTTTGTTGACATTTGTCCATTAAAATCAGCATGCTCAATGTCTCCTT is a genomic window of Penaeus vannamei isolate JL-2024 unplaced genomic scaffold, ASM4276789v1 unanchor274, whole genome shotgun sequence containing:
- the LOC138860925 gene encoding uncharacterized protein; protein product: MADQGFKGSGDKRVDSGGGARSGTTMTRVCKSTVMLDPTNMIEQVSLCGIAEDMKETLLVNVINNQRVFNEQVKRAILEAQNRCPGLGTCKGDIEHADFNGQMSTNMTSPLSNTCNQQEKLKSISTKEECVNISSNDKKPLNASPSNKHDFMSDMFDYDQILAKKRNIDRQGQPYTSSFYKQQQNGNDISAASEEGLLNSFSDEDKPMTKSTVHDGSIGGHINSCQRGDSGVDLNKDCPGDGSASVENGTQCSVDSAAVGIAKDGVSQSILNHDCIDDVYDHLSETSHKDAIVQCNFDALIQSSVELSRLCDPNRITLLGR